The genomic segment GTTGAGACTGTCGGTTCAGCGAAGTGCACAGCGGGACCCCGGGGGTCATAGGCTTCTGGGGTCCCGTGCTGTCAACGCTCGGCTTTGGCAGTGACAGTTGGGGTCTGGCACAGATCTTGGGGAGCAGCCGCCGGAGGGTGACTGCGAAGCCCGAGCGGGGCTCCCGTGGTTCAACGCCGTCACGGCCAGCCTCACCTCATCCCGGAGCTCCGCCAGCACCGTGGGTGAGCCGGCACTTCGGCCGGTGCGGCGACAACGGGCCAGCTGTCAGAACTCGTAGGGACCCCTGACAGTTGGCCACGTCGATGCAGGCGGATTGCGAGGAGGCCGGGAAGGCCGTCGGCGCGGTGAGGGTCAGGCGGCGGCGAGGCTGATCTGGTCCTTGAAGATCACCCAGCGCTGGCCCTGGTCCTTCGCGTCGCACGCCTTGGTCGAGACGTTCGGGGTGCTCCAGGCATTGGCGAAGCAATAGGCCGGCGCGTAGCTGAGGGCGATCTGCTGGCCCGAGACATTCCAGTACTGACCCTGGTCCTTGGGGTCGCACGGCTTCACCGAGACATCCGAGGCGTTCCACGTGTTGGCGAGGCAGTAGGCCGGAGCGTTACTCAGGGCGATCTGGTGACCCGAGACGGTCCAGTGCTGGCCCTGGTCCTTCGAGTCGCACGGCTTCGTCGAGATGTTCGGTGTGTTCCAGGCATTCGCGAGGCAGTAGAGACCGGGAGCACGCAGGGCCGGGACGGCCGTTGCCGCTGCCTGCGCCCCGCCGGCCGGCAGGAAGGAAGCAGTCAGCGCCAGTGCCGTGAGAGCGAGCGTCTTGCGGAGGACAATTGCCATGGGGGCGAGATCCATTCTTGCTGCGGAGTGGGATTCACGACCGAATCACGAGACGGATTCCCGTCTCTGTTCCGAACTCAGGGCAAGTGGAGCACCCCCAGAAATTGGGCAACGGTTTCTGCGCAGCACGTTCACCCCAATGAGCCGCTACATGTGATGACCTGACAGGCACCCGAGAACAGTCAGGTAGTACACCAAGGCACCCCCCTTCCCTGAGCGGGTGCTCAGATCGGGGTCGATGACGAGGTCAACGGTCAGATCGAAGGTGTCGAACCCGGCTGCCCCGGTGCGGCCGGTGGGTGCTCGAAGTTGACGTACCAGTTCCTCAGCCCGGCCGTCGTGCAGAAGGCGTTGATGCTGAACCACGCCGCCGGCGGCTTCCACAGCTGCAGCTCCCCCGGGCCGCCACCAGGCGGACCCCTGTGCAACCGGTGATCAACCTCCGATCACCTTCCGGTCCCAGACGCAGCAATGCACTCGCATTCCGGCTAACGAGCTCGTGCATGGTTGGCGCTGGCGCGTCGAGAGGTGCGGCTCGGCTTGGTGTTCACCTTGGCTGACCGGGCCCGCGGGTGGCAGTCTGCTGGTGTGACAGGAGCCCGGCGATGGCCTGGATGGTGTCACTCATGTGCTCGCGTCGGCCGTGGTGGCGGGCGAGGGCTCGCCAGTTCTTGAGGTGCGCGATGCCGTGCTCGACGCGGATGCGACGTGAGGAGTGGGTCTTGCGCTGGCGTTCGTGGATCTCTTCGTACCAGTCCGGTGCGTTCTTCTTGAACTTGCGGTGTGGCGGTGTCACGACACGTCCGCCTGTCTGCGCACCCAGTCCCTGGTAGCCGGCGTCAGCAAGGATCTCTACGGTAGGCCCGTCGACAAGGTGCTTGACCAGTCCTAACTGCCGGGCATGCGTGATGTCGGCACAGCTTCCAGGCTGGGCTGGACTGCAGAACAGAAGTCTGCCGTCGGCGTCGGTGAGGACCATGGACTTGACGGCGTTCTGCTTGTTCTTGCCGGAGATGAACTTCTCCCGGTCTTTGCGTCCCGCGGCTGGTCTGCGGACCCGGATCTCGGTTCCGTCGATGATCCCGCTCTGCCCGCTCGCACCGAGATGGTCGATGACCTCGGCGAGTGTGTGCAGTCGGACATCGGGCGCCACGGTGCAGCCGCGCCCTGCCAGCAGCGGCCGCACCTCACCGATGGCGCGCGTGATGGTGGAGCGATCCACCCCGAACCAGCAGGCCAGTACGTCATGGGTGGCGCCATGGCGGAGATGAACGGGCGTGGCCAGCAGCCGGTCGACAAAGACGAGTTTGTACCTCGCTCCGGCTCCCACTGCTCTGCGACGGGGACGCGAGGTGAGGGCCGAATGGTGCCGCTCCTGCCACAACGGGCCGATCTCGGCGATGAGTTCAGCGATCACATCGCGTGTCAGCCCAGTGATCCGCTGGCTTTGGATGATCGCTGCACGAGCCCGGTTCCCCACCACACTGACCATGATCAACGACCAAGACCCCAACGCACCAGCGCCAACCATGCACGAGCTCGTTAGGCCCCCGTAAGACGGCCCTACCTGATCGTCAGGAGGCGCAGGTGTCCCTGCAGAACTACCCCAGCGACATGCAGCGGGCTGCGCAACGCGCCAAATCGGCAGGCCGAGCCGGCGTGGTGACGTACGGAACCTACCGTCGAAAACGATGCGCACCAGGCAGCAACTGGACGACGTCGGCCCCGGGAACCGGCGGGCATCAACACCTACCGCCAGACCGCCAGACCGCTAGAAGAGGCGGCCACGCATGTGTCGCGTAAGGTTCGAGAATCTCACACGGCCTGGCTCTCTCCACGGGTGCGAGTCCTGGCTCACGTTGTGTGGCATTGCCACGCTGACTGATCCGTCGTCCTGGAGAAATTCAAAGCGATGGAGTGCAGGTGGCTTGTATGGTCACGAGCGGGATGGGGCTCGTAGCGCAGTGGCTGTCGCGCCTTCACCACATGTGGGAGGACGCCGGTTCGAATCCGGTCGGCCCCATCCCACCCCGGCTGTACCTCGCTCATGCCAGGAGGACACGTTTCCGAAGGAGTTCGAAACCGGCGCGGCCGACCATCTGGCGTTCGAGCATCTTGATCCGGTTGACGTGGCCTGTGAACCACCCCGAAGTTCCAGGGCAGGGTGAGGCCAGCGATGACGGCGTCCCGCGGTCCCGGTCGATGCCCGCGGTGAGGGTGTAAAGGCTGGGCAGGTCGTCCTGGCGGACGGCGTAAAACCAGTTCAGAGGTCATTCGCCCCGGCGCTCGGTCAGCATGCTCGCGAAGGACCGGACAGGCCTCGACCCCGGCCGGACGACCGCCTCGATCACCTCGACCGATTCCACCAACACACCCTGGACCGAGGAAAACAGCAGCTCGTTCAACTGCGGCAGCACTTCGTTCACGGCGAAGGACTGTCGACCACACCACCGTCCAGCCAGGCAACCTTCCGGCGAACGTCAGCGCTCCGTGGGCGGTCAATGCGCACAGCACCGGCCGGCCGCGCAGGACCCTGGCTCCACTCATCAAGCCCCCTGGTAATCGATCACCAGGGGAACCGGGAGGCGCTCTACCGGCGGACCGCCGAGATCAGTCCGCCGGGCCGCTCCTCGCGCCGCGGCGGGGTACTGACCGGGCGACCGTAGGCAGCAGCACGCTCGCGCAAAGTGTGGCTGTCGGCCTCCCAACCGTGCCCGGACAGCCAGCCCACCGGGTCGTCGGGCATCTCCGAGACCCACAGGGACGCCGCCGATCCCGGCGCCGCGTCCGCACCGAAACGCTCGATCACGCCGCGCGAACCCAATGTCAGCCCCAACCAACTACCTGCCGCCGACTGCGTGCTGATCCGCCCCAGCAATAGCTCCACCGCATCCTCGGGCAG from the Streptomyces sp. RKAG293 genome contains:
- a CDS encoding ricin-type beta-trefoil lectin domain protein, producing MAIVLRKTLALTALALTASFLPAGGAQAAATAVPALRAPGLYCLANAWNTPNISTKPCDSKDQGQHWTVSGHQIALSNAPAYCLANTWNASDVSVKPCDPKDQGQYWNVSGQQIALSYAPAYCFANAWSTPNVSTKACDAKDQGQRWVIFKDQISLAAA
- a CDS encoding transposase, with product MIAELIAEIGPLWQERHHSALTSRPRRRAVGAGARYKLVFVDRLLATPVHLRHGATHDVLACWFGVDRSTITRAIGEVRPLLAGRGCTVAPDVRLHTLAEVIDHLGASGQSGIIDGTEIRVRRPAAGRKDREKFISGKNKQNAVKSMVLTDADGRLLFCSPAQPGSCADITHARQLGLVKHLVDGPTVEILADAGYQGLGAQTGGRVVTPPHRKFKKNAPDWYEEIHERQRKTHSSRRIRVEHGIAHLKNWRALARHHGRREHMSDTIQAIAGLLSHQQTATRGPGQPR